Proteins from a genomic interval of Pelagibaculum spongiae:
- the pgeF gene encoding peptidoglycan editing factor PgeF: MNNPLLIQPDWPAPAHIKACCSTRIGGCSSAPYDSLNLGDHVADNPQNVAKNRQLLAQVAQLPAAPVWLQQTHSTVVVDAATVAAGVNADASFSTDKAQVCAVMTADCLPVLLTNQQGSVVAAIHAGWRGLADGIIEATVEKLRVQSPDSQWMAWLGPAISQSAFEVGSEVREYFLEKETGCACAFIPSENEGRWMADIYTLARRRLAHIGIEDIYGGDFCTYSNPTCFFSYRRDGQFTGRMASLIWIEPSVRALEI; this comes from the coding sequence ATGAATAATCCACTTTTAATCCAACCAGACTGGCCTGCGCCTGCCCATATCAAAGCTTGCTGCAGCACTCGCATTGGCGGTTGTAGTTCAGCGCCTTACGACAGCTTGAATTTGGGCGATCATGTTGCTGATAATCCACAAAATGTAGCGAAGAACCGTCAATTGCTGGCGCAAGTTGCTCAGCTTCCAGCGGCACCTGTTTGGTTACAGCAGACGCATTCTACGGTGGTAGTTGATGCTGCAACTGTCGCTGCGGGTGTTAATGCGGATGCGTCATTCTCCACTGACAAGGCCCAGGTTTGTGCGGTAATGACCGCAGATTGTCTGCCAGTGTTGTTGACCAATCAACAGGGCTCTGTGGTAGCTGCGATTCATGCCGGTTGGCGTGGATTGGCCGATGGCATTATTGAAGCGACGGTTGAAAAGCTGCGAGTTCAGTCTCCTGATAGTCAATGGATGGCCTGGCTCGGCCCAGCAATTAGCCAAAGTGCTTTTGAAGTGGGTTCTGAAGTTAGAGAATATTTTTTGGAAAAGGAAACCGGCTGTGCTTGCGCATTTATTCCTTCTGAAAATGAAGGAAGGTGGATGGCCGATATTTACACCTTGGCCAGACGCCGATTGGCTCATATCGGCATTGAAGATATTTATGGTGGCGATTTTTGTACCTATAGCAATCCAACCTGTTTTTTCTCTTATCGAAGAGATGGGCAATTTACCGGTCGAATGGCCAGCTTAATCTGGATCGAACCGTCAGTTAGGGCTTTGGAAATATAA
- a CDS encoding TonB-dependent receptor, whose protein sequence is MKSIICSVALLAVYNTAYAEDERQKLPTVEVIGQQTSVFETDPDNSLQSVTVINRDQFLGKITSIPELLKQQTGIQIRTLGGHGSYSSYSVRGASGAQIGIYLNGSLLNDAAGASLDLSLINLSSVERIEIYKNYTPAIFARSNIGGAINIVTLKAKPQTDISLGLGSFSTKNLAIHHGETNSSFALSGITSDNDYSFYNSTGNFIDNKNQKRYNNELSQYQGYAYYRQTISDQKFIDYSLLLSDKNKNQPTLQNVITNDAYLKTKLAIANMLYSQPLFNGDLSVKASIYNRSEHFGDPSMNIGISKIKNQLDRNNRFEVTAGYNEYIEDISLTWVNRASIEKYNSHNIADAQRSQWERTELASAFSGQIEINPQWQSEATLAMEYYKDQQAQGMAQPTKSDMLYSGHFSLKFQPNYSHQIIANISKSHRLPGQRELFGNLGYSIANSDLEPEVAINSELAWQYDADNIGISTSLFSRKISNLIATIYDSRGIGRSENIARADINGLELNLNYQWGNLILASANTWQKSRQKSPFLSFDNKRLPGLFEFKQTISAQYAQGNWAAGIDYDLSDNLFHNRAEIAEPTTNIELWNAFASLKIGRHSFDASLLNLLDKEYILFNRYIAPGLEARISWRYQL, encoded by the coding sequence GTGAAATCTATTATTTGCTCAGTTGCTCTTCTCGCAGTCTATAACACTGCATATGCAGAAGATGAGCGTCAAAAACTCCCTACAGTTGAAGTTATTGGTCAGCAAACATCTGTGTTTGAGACAGATCCTGACAACAGCCTTCAATCAGTTACCGTTATCAACCGGGATCAATTTCTCGGAAAGATCACATCTATTCCCGAACTGTTAAAACAGCAAACGGGCATCCAGATTCGAACTCTTGGCGGGCATGGTAGTTATTCCAGTTACTCCGTTCGCGGGGCTTCTGGCGCTCAAATAGGCATTTATCTCAATGGCTCTTTATTAAACGATGCTGCAGGAGCTAGCCTAGATCTTTCGCTGATCAACCTGTCATCTGTCGAAAGAATCGAAATTTATAAAAATTATACCCCTGCTATTTTTGCCCGCTCTAATATTGGCGGTGCAATTAACATTGTCACGCTTAAAGCCAAGCCACAAACAGATATTTCTCTCGGCCTAGGTAGTTTTTCTACTAAAAATTTGGCCATTCATCACGGAGAAACCAACAGTAGCTTCGCCCTTAGCGGCATTACAAGTGACAATGATTATTCATTTTATAATAGCACTGGAAACTTTATTGATAATAAAAATCAAAAAAGATACAACAATGAGTTAAGCCAATATCAAGGTTATGCGTATTATCGACAGACAATCTCAGATCAGAAGTTTATTGATTACTCTTTATTATTGTCTGACAAAAACAAAAACCAGCCTACATTACAAAATGTCATTACAAATGATGCTTATCTAAAAACTAAACTAGCCATTGCTAACATGCTTTACAGCCAGCCGTTGTTTAATGGCGATCTGAGCGTCAAGGCTTCAATTTATAATCGCTCAGAACACTTCGGAGATCCCTCGATGAACATTGGGATTTCTAAAATTAAAAATCAGCTAGACCGAAACAATCGTTTTGAAGTAACTGCTGGGTACAACGAATATATTGAAGATATTTCGTTAACTTGGGTGAATCGTGCATCTATCGAGAAATACAACAGCCATAACATAGCAGACGCCCAAAGATCTCAATGGGAAAGAACTGAGTTGGCTAGTGCATTTAGTGGCCAGATCGAAATAAATCCACAATGGCAATCTGAAGCAACACTTGCCATGGAATATTATAAAGATCAGCAAGCTCAAGGTATGGCGCAACCAACAAAGAGTGACATGCTTTATAGCGGTCACTTTTCTTTAAAGTTCCAGCCGAATTATTCGCACCAAATTATTGCCAACATCAGTAAGAGTCACAGACTCCCTGGGCAAAGAGAACTCTTTGGCAATCTTGGCTATTCCATTGCTAACTCTGATCTTGAGCCTGAAGTTGCTATTAACAGTGAACTCGCTTGGCAATATGATGCAGACAATATTGGCATTTCTACTTCTTTATTTTCCAGGAAAATATCTAATTTAATTGCAACAATTTATGATAGTCGTGGCATTGGTCGCAGTGAAAATATCGCTAGAGCAGACATCAATGGACTGGAACTAAACTTAAATTACCAATGGGGAAACCTGATCCTAGCTTCTGCAAACACCTGGCAAAAATCTCGACAAAAAAGTCCATTTCTTTCTTTTGATAACAAACGATTACCTGGACTGTTTGAATTCAAACAAACAATTTCTGCTCAATATGCTCAAGGCAACTGGGCTGCAGGTATAGACTACGACCTCAGTGATAATTTATTCCACAACCGTGCTGAAATCGCTGAACCAACCACAAACATAGAGTTATGGAACGCTTTTGCTAGTTTAAAAATTGGCAGACATTCTTTTGATGCTTCATTACTCAATTTACTGGACAAGGAATATATTTTGTTTAATCGATATATCGCTCCAGGACTAGAAGCTCGTATTTCATGGCGCTATCAACTTTAA